CCGTGTAGCCTACGTACTCTGTGATTCTTAAGACCTCTTTGGTCAGACTATTAAGAATTAAGTAAATGTCCACTAGTTGAATAGTTTTAATTAGAACTGGGTGCAAACcttcactttttccacgttGCGTTACGAGCTTTTAAGACTTTAAGGCTAAAAGTCATGAAACTAGGAGGAAAGTAAAGGGGGCAAGGACACGATGAATTATACCCAGAAACATGCGAAACATGCGGGATGAGATTATTTGGACATGCCCATATACTGAGGTGCATCGCCAGAGCAACGTGACAGAAAAGCCCCGTGCAAGATGGGCACCGCCCTACTCAACCAATGAACTTTTAGATGGGCGTGCTATACTGGAACAGGGTGGGGTTTAAGACCATTCTGGACCAATCACAGTAATGTATCTCAAATCATTCAATTCACGTGTGTTTTTGCGTGCTGAGTCGGACGAAGAAAATGTGCAGTGTATACAAGCAGACCATAAACATGAGAGACATGCAAGGACTAGAGACTTAACGCTACCTCGAGTTTCAAAGATTTATATGATTTCCAAACTGTCGAATTCATCACCGTAGATGAGTTTTGAGGAGTGATAACTAGCTCACGAATATCTGTTTCTCCAAAAAGGTGAGTCTGCATTTGTTTGAGTAGGTTACTAGTAGACAAGTTAAAGAACTAGACGATTAATTGACTAAGAAACATTGGAATAACCTTTAAAATAAAGAATTGTTCAGATTCATAACGTGGACATCAGCTTTACGTATGGAATGTGCAGGGACTGGTCTTGATCTAGGTAGAGAAAGGGCTGCGTATATATTGGAAGCCTCTAAAAGATATAACTATTAGAATGTCTTTTATATAATTTGGAATAAGATTGTTTTGATTTGTAACTACCCAACAAGTAATTtctctaaacaaaatgtaatcaGCCCTGACATGTGTCGTGCCGAAGCCCAACCCCAACCCATCTTAATGCACGTTGCTTTCACTGTCGTCAACAGTCTCAAAGCCGGTGTCCCCTGGTGTCAATCTGTTCAAACGCATGTTGTAGCACACAGCTTTAGCAGCCTATGGTATTGATTCGATTAACAGCAATGTAATTCGCAATTAGCACAaatctttgttgtttttgtgattTGACATTGTTGTGAACTTGTTGGGGATTTACTCGAGCAAGCTGAAGTTGTGGGTAGTAACAGTAATAGTAATAAAACTTGGTTATTACCTACATCCGGCAGGTTATATGGTAGGCTATTTGTGTTATGGGAGACAGCAATAATTGTGTAGGCAGGAAGTAATAACTCAATAATGCATCCTGATGATAACATTGGGCACAGATATACAAAATATTGATACCGaaatatttttgtttctttctgcaGTGGTTCTGTCAGCCTAGTCACAGAAGTTCCAAGAGGTTCCGAGATTTATTTTTCCcaacttttattttttcatcAGCTTTATTAGATACTGATGGGATGAAAATACTATCAACATTGTCAGACGAAAAATCCAAAGAGGAAATCCAATCTTATATCCATATCCTTTTCTTCGTTTTTGCGCGTAAACACTCTGATCTAATGATAGCACTATCCAAACCTATCAAAAGATAATCATTGTCAAAGATCAATTGTATATCACTCATTGATTATTATGAGTGATGATACTGCATACACCACTCCTAGAGATGACACTAGTGGTGTTTGCAGTGAAGAGGGTGCACTGGGCAGACAGGAGGGGGCGGGCTCCCTTGGACTGATTGGCAGCTCCTCTGCCAATGGGAAGCGAGTGCGACCCCCAGGGGTTCCCTCCCCCAGGGGTCCTGCGCCGTCTACCTGTGACGACACAGATGCCAATTCCAGCGGAAACGACTCGGCCGAGAGGGAGGTCGAAGGTCACATGGGGCGTGAGGCGTCCACCTGCAGCTCTAACAATGGGAAAGACTCTGCCATGGAGACCACAGAGAGCAAGAGGTGATGACTGCCACTGACTGCCACAGGACTTAAACATCACAGAACGTAAACATCTCATAACTTAAACATCACAGAACTTAAACATCGCAGTGCTTAAACATCACAGAACTTAAACATCACAGAGCCTGAACATCACAAAACTTAAACATCACAGAACGTAAACATCACAGAACTTAAACATCACAGAGCTTAAACGTCATAGAGCCTGAACATCACAAAACTTAAACATCACAGAACTTAAACATCACAGAGCTTAAACGTCATAGAGCCTGAACATCACAAAACTTAAACATCACAGAACTTAAACATCACAGAGCTTAAACGTCATAGAGCCTAAACATCACAGAACGTAAACGTCACAAAAAAAGTCAGGTAGCTAAATGAGACCAGGCACATGAGAAATACTGAGATTCAACACGAGTAACTCACCCTtcactctccatctgtctctctccactggctacacacacatgcaccgtattgacacaaaaaaaaaaacccagatGAAAATGTTGAGTCAAAATCAAAACAGTCTGGACGGCGATAATAAAACATATGGTTGTCCATCTGTCAGCTCCAACTCGCACAGCCCATCCCCCCCCAACAGCTCCATGGCCTACAGCCTCCTGAGCTGCAGCTCGGAGCAGGACAACCCTTCCACCTCGGGCTGCAGCAGCGACCAGCCGGCCCGCCTGCAGACCCAGAGGGAGCTGCTCAAggccctgaaggagctgaagatcCGGGTCCCGGCGGACCACAGGGGCAAAGGCCGCTCAAgcaccctggcctccctgcagTACGCCCTCAACTGTGTCAAACAAgtcagaggtgagggagggagggagggatgtataCTATGTATGTATGATAGATAGGTACTTTATTCATTCCCTTGGAGAAACTACGGTGGGAGTCATGCTCTAAACTTGGTAATCTGCTACTAGATTAATACTCTCGTCATTACAATTCGTCAGTATGATCAGTTTTTCGCTTCCCGAAAGAGTGTTTTTCTTATCCTTTTTCGAATATTTTTTTTCTAGCTAACCAAGAATATTATCACCAGTGGAGTGTGGAGGAGACTCATGGCTGCAGTCTGGACCTCTCGGCCTTCACCACTGACGAACTGGACAACATCACCTCCGAATACACACTCCAGAACACCGTAAGACACTACAACTGTTCATTTTAACTTTAATGATATAATCAGAATCTATAGAGTCTTCCCAACATTTAGGCtccattttatttatcagacaTAAATAGTTCTGAAATAAGGTGTAGCAGAAGAATGTCTCGATACCTACTGATGCGTTTGTGCTCGTCGGCCATCTTTCCTTTCCAGGACACGTTCTCCATTGGGGTGTCCTTCCTGTCGGGCAAGGTGGTGTACATCTCTCCCCAGGCCTCCTCCATGCTGCGCTGTAAACCCGAGAGGCTCCAGGGGGCGCTGTTCTCTGAGCTCCTGGCCCCCCAGGATGTGAGCACCTTCTACAGCAGCACGGCGCCCTGCCGCCTGCCCCCCTGGGCCTCCTGCACCGGCTCTggtgagtccccccccccccccccccccccccgagacacCTGGGTGGCGCTCACCTGGATATCgcttggagagagaaaaaaaacaaatctcACCTGAGAACCCAGGAGATCCCCATGTGGTGGTTCTAAcgcccgcctctcctcctcccaccccgaAGTGACGTCCCCCGTGGACTGCACCCAGGAGAAGTCCATGTTCTGCCGCATCCGCCGGGGGCGGGACAGCGAGGGCGAGGTGCGTCTGTACCCCTTCCGCCTCACCCCCTACCAGCTGACCCTGAGAGACTCGGACATGTCTCAGCCTCAGCCCTGCTGCCTGCTCATCGCTGAGAGGGTCCACTCAGGATACGAAGGTAGGCCCCCCGAGCCCCCAGGAGACACTGACCGTCACAGTTACAGCGACCACAGAGACCTGTCAACCCTGTCAACGGGTTCTTCACCTGAACACTAACAGACTGCTGGAAATGACGTCTACCTGCTGAATTCTTCATCTGTAGGACAGTTTGTCCTTATGTAACCCTCtctgtaaatctctctctctctctctctctctctctctctctctctctctctctctctctcagcacccCGTATCCCTGCAGACAAGAGGATCTTCACCACCAGCCACACCCCCAGCTGTCTCTTCCAAGAGGTGGACGAGAGGTCAGCGGAACGGCTCGATCAGCCATTAAAGCTCTAAAAGCTTCCTGTGTTTGAATAGGCCCAATGCAGAAGCACAGTATAGTCATGTTgctgtgtgttgcagggctgTACCGTTGCTTGGTTACCTGCCCCAAGATCTGGTTGGGACCCCCGTACTCATGTACCTACACCCCGACGACAGGCCTGTCATGGTAGCCATCCACAAGAAGAGTGAGTCCATCCTATCCTCTGGCTTTGTCTTATATATATTCTCTCAATCTCATCTCTTCTCTTGCACTTGTTACACCTCCTTTCAACGAAAGCTGGATGTCGACCAGGTGTCAGTCGTGAATACTTTGTTGTCTGGTTCCCCCCCCCTTAGTTCTGCAGTCGGCCGGCCAGCCGTTCGAACACTCCCCCCTGCGCATCTGTGCGCGTAACGGGGAGTACCTGACCATCGACACCTCCTGGTCATCCTTCGTCAACCCCTGGAGCAGGAAGGTGGCCTTCATTGTGGGGCGACACAAAGTGCGAACGTAAGTCAAACCTCCTCGCTTTGGGCTCGCTTCTGGGTTCGTGAGCAGAAAGGTTACCATTTAGTCACGTCCTTTTGAAAGGTGGGGGATAGCGGTagggcatttgactgcagatcaagaggttaatgggttcaaatccccctttgTAAGTGCCTTTGGATAAAAACCGTCTGCTTAACACGTTATTACGATGAATATTCATGTCGTTGTTGTTGTCCAGTCGTTAAAGTACCTTGTGTTTACTGTTcctcatccccccaccccccctccctctaacaGGAGCCCCCTGAACGAGGACGTGTTCACCCCCAAGGAGGCGGAGACGCGCCCCATGTCCCCGGAGATCCCCCGGCTGAGCGAGCAGATCCACCGTGTGCTGGTGCAGCCGGTGCACAGCGCCGGGTCCCAGGGCCCCGGGTCCCAGGGGGGCCACGGCTCCCAGGGGGGCCACGGCTCCCAGGGGGGCCCCACCTGCAGCAGCCACGGCTCCCAGCAGCCCCGCCGCCGCCGTCACGGCTCCGACCGCAACAGCAACAGCCACTCCAAGCacgaggcgcacacacacagcccggtGAGTTCCCCCAGGAGTGCTGGAAGAGTGAGGGACGGAGATGGCTCGAAATGAAATGATCCTGGGCTGTGTGAAATGTCTCCACGTTACAGATTAGCACTCATTTCCTAGGGTAAATAACAGTAAGTGGGCCCCTGCCAACACTAAAGCCCGGTgaatcctctcccccccccggtTAGCAACACCACTGAGGACAACAGCCTGAACAgaggacactcacacacactcacacacactcacacacactcatacacacatcctTCCTCATCTCCCATCCTGTGTGTCGTTCCAGCAGCAGATGACCTTCCAGCAGATGTGTAAGGACGTGCACATGGTGAAGAGCAGCGGGCAGCAGGTGTTCATGGAGTCCAGGAGCAGGAAGCCCCTCCGTAAGCACGCCAGCACCGGTGAGAACCAAGCCGCCAGTCTGCTCTCACTGAACACCAGTGATTCAGATGGCTGAATCACTCAGCCTGTCTTTGTTATGTAACAGGGATGTATGGATGAATAGGTGGGTGAtttgatggatggatagatatatAGAAAATATTGATATCAATCTCTGCAGATCTAACCAGgcgatgtgatgtgtgtgtgttgtatgtatcTTGTATGATAAATAGTTGTCTGTTTTGTTTAAATAGATTTTACACGAACTTCTCATGAACAAGTTCCCTAAATAAataaccccccctgcccccctctcaggAGCCCtggtggagacagagaagatcAGCAGGGAGCCGGCAGTGGGGGGCCCAGTGGGGGGCCCAGCGGGGCCCTCCAAGCCCCTGAGGAGGGACCCTGCGTCCAGCTACTCCTACCAGCAGGTCAACTGCCTGGACAGCATCATACGGTACGTGGCTGTCCCGTCTCCTGAGGAGGGTTACCTTGACGTTCCACACTTTAGTTGTTTTCGCAGACGCTTTCATTCAAAGGGATAAAATAAATGGCGAAAAAGGGTCACACAGAAAGTCCAGCGGACTAGTACATCCAATGTGGATGTACTAGCCCCCTTGGaaaggtgatgatggtggtggtgatgatggtggtggtgatgatggtggtggtgatgatggtggtggtgatggtggtggtggtgatggtggtggtggtggtgatggtgatgatgatgatgatggtggtggtgatggtggtggtgatgatgatgatgatgatggtggtggtgatgatgatgatggtgatgatgatggtggtgtcagtgtgtgacctAGCTCCCGTCCTTGGTGTCTGCAGGTACCTGGACAGCTGTAACATACCCAACACGGTGAAGAGGAAGTGTGGCTCGTCCTCCTGCACCACTTCCTCCACCTCGGACGACGACAAGCAGAGGGAGCTGTCGGGGGGGGCCAAAGGTACCTTCTTACTtatagcgagggagggagagagagagtgtgaggaagaagtgagagagagagattgagagagaaagagaaagagagggtaggAATCGCAAGCTTAGTTGAAATATTCACTTCCTGTCAGTGGGTGGAACCGAGACGGAAGCTAACTCTGCGTTTATTTTCTCCGCAGACCTGGAGGCGGCCGTGGGCGTTCCGGACGGTTCCAAAGTGGGTCAGCCCGGCCCGAGCCACCCCCTCAGCCCTCTGGCTCTGCACTGCAAGGCCGAGAGCGTGGTGTCTGTCACGTCCCAGTGCAGCTTCAGCAGCACCATCGTCCACGTGGGAGACAAGAAACCTCCAGAGTCGGGTCAGCATCCTGCCCAGCTCCCGCTCTGTTTCCTGTCCCgcttcctcctctctcgctctctctgtctctctctctgtctctcgctctctctgtctctctctctgtcgctctctctgtcgctctctctgtctctctctctgtctctcgctctctctgtctctctctctgtctctcgctctctctgtctctcgctctctctgtctctctctcagtctctcgctctctctgtctctgtctctctgtctctctctcgctctctctgtctctgtctctctgtctctctctcagtctctgtctctctctctctgtctctctctcagtctctgtctctctctatctgtctctctctcagtctctgtctctctctatctgtctctctctatcagtctttttctctctctgtcgttatctcccctcgctcctcccccctccgtctTACATTTCCTGTTATCCGTTTCTTCTCTGGCAGACATCGTGATGATGGAGGAGCCACCGgtgacccccaccaccactgccCCAGCCGCTAACCACAGCTCCGcgaccccccagcccccgcccGCGGCCAGCCTCgctccccccagccccgccgCCCAGGCGGCCCAGCCGGAGAGGGAGGGCCGGAGGCCGGCTTGCGGCTCGGCCCACGTGGGGCTGACCAAGGAGGTGCTGTCGGCCCACacccagcaggaggagcaggtgtTCCTCAGCCGCTTCCGAGACCTGAGCCAGCTGACGGCCCTGGAACCTGAGCCTGGCTCCCTGCGCGGGCACACCGCCACGCCCAAAGGtacgctgggagggggaggtggaggggtgtatGTGGGAGGGAGctttagtttttttcaaatgtgggtgaggCAGGTGTTTTTAATAACTGAGGAAGCGGCCGTTAAATGTAGTTTTCCATATTTTTCCCACTCATGTATATTTATTTCGTATTTTTCAACTCAGCACCAACCTTCTATGGTTCTCTCGTGTTTCAGGAGTCCACAGTTCCCAGGACtacccagcagggggcagcgggCGGCGGCGTGGCCGCGGGGGCAAGCGTCTGAAGCACCAGCAGGAGGGCTCCCTGCGTGCCAGCTACCCAGGCCCGCTGGCCGGCTCTGGGATGAACAGCGGCTCcagaaggcagggaggaggccgaCACCCTCGCTGCATGTTCCCCTCCGGCCAGCCCCTCATGATGCAGGGGCCCctgacttcctcctcctcctggcccacCTCCGTGGCCTCCCAGgccagcctgcccccccctggGGCGGCCTACCCTCCTGGGGTCCTCCCCTTctaccccctcttcccctccgtcTCCCAGCAGCTGCTGGCTCACTCGGGGCTGGACCCCAGCCTGCAGATGGCCAGCGCCAACCCCCAAGCAGCCTACCAGTTCCCCCTACACGCCACCCAGTTCCCCCTCCCCATGGCCCCGCCAGTCATGGTGGTGCTGCCCAACCTCATGTTCCCTCACCTCCAGACGGGCCTTCCGGAGTACAACCCTACCATGCCTCACCTGAACCCCGCGCTCTCGCAACTCAACCAGGCCCCTCCGCCCTTCCCCCAGGCCATACCCGTGGCCCAGCTCAACCCGGCTCTGGCCCAGTTCAACCCCGCCATGCCTCCCCTGAACCTGGGCATGCCTCAGCTGAACCCTGCGGTGGCCCAGctcaacccctcaccccccctcctcaaccctgccctgcctctcatgCCCCAACACTTCTGGAATCCCAACCCGACGTTCCcttaccccagccccctcctgggGCCCCAGGCCCCCACCATGCCCCTTGTGGACCCTGTCCAAGGGGGCCTCTCTCGCTCCAGCACCCCCCAGTACTTGGCTCAGCCCCCTCTGGAGGGCACTGACTCGCCCCTGTTCCAGTCGCgatgctcctcccccctcaacctgctgcagctggaggaGTTGCCCAGCAACCGCCAGGAAGGCATGGCGACCGGGGCGCTGCAGACGCCGCCCCCTCCTGGGGTGGCCGCTCAGGATTGGCCGGGGAAGCAGGGCGCCATGGCGCAGGGCTCCGGCGCTCGCGGCAGCAGCATGCGGGCGGGCGAGGACAAAGAGAACGACAACGTGAGTTTTAACGACCGATGTGAAGGACAGCAAATGAACCCTGATCGGCTGCTCTCTAAACACGCTATtcacaccttttttttttttacgtaaaGAAGTCTCCGGCCGATTCGCCGCAGGTGTTCTGTAATCCTCCCTGTCTGTGTTCCGTGTCCTCTGATAGGCCGACGCTGATGACCTTGACGCCATGTCCACCTCCAGCGACCTGCTGGACCTGCTGCTCCAGGAGGATGCCTGCTCAGGCACCGGCTCGGCCGCCTCGGGCTCCGGGTCCTCGGGCTCCGGGTCCTCGGGCTCCGGGACTGGGTCGTCCGGGTCCTCAGGGTCCGGTTCTAACGGCTGCAGCACCTCAGGGAGCGGAACCAGTAAGTCCAGAACAGAACACACCAGAACAGAACACACCAGAACAGAACACACCAGAACAGAACACACCAGAACAGAACGTTTGATGCTTATCTAGtgtaatggagagagagactggattctctcacacacacacacacacacacacagtctagacGCTGTATTCTTCGATAATGCagccattcacaaacacacacacacacactttcagagcCCAAGCCAGGAAGTGACTCGTGACTTCCTGTTACCTCAGGAAGCAGCAACACCAGCAAGTACTTCGGCAGCATTGACTCGTCGGAGAACGAGCACGGTCACAAGGCGGTGGGCGAAGAGGCCCAGCTGATGAAGTACGTCCTGCAGGACCCCATCTGGCTGCTCATGGCCAACACGGACGAGAAGGTCATGATGACCTACCAGATGCCCACCCGGTGAGTGGGCCCAGCAGCCGACCTCTGACCCTCGACCCATctctgtgtccgtgtgtgtgtctgtatgtatgttaactgtgtgtgtgtgtgtgtgtgtgtgtgtatattaactgtgctgtgtgttgcgTTGTGTCtacagggacagggagacagtcCTGAGAGAGGACCGGCAGGTTCTGAGGGCCATGCAGAAGAAGCAGCCTCACTtcacagaggagcagaggagggagctgGCACAGGTGCACCCCTGGATGGGTACAGGAGGGCTCCCCCCGGCCATCAACATCAGCGTGAGTCCCTCTTACAGATCTACTGTGACCATGTTGTCAGCATGTCCACCTCTGCAGGATCGCAGGATCGCTGGAGGGTTTATAAGTAAATGAAGGTCACGCGTACATACTACATGCAACTTTCTCaaactccttctccctcttccttctcctcctccctcctcctctctcctcctcatccctcctccctcctcctccctcctgtcttcaGTCTTGTTCAGGctgtgactcctcctcctctgcccggCCGCCCCTGGAGGCGGAGCTTCAGGAGATGGACCTGACGGGggacctccccctgcaggaggaCAGGACTCCAGGCACCAAGGGCCTCCCTGGCCCCAGGggcccccacacctcctccccgaCCCCCCTGCAGGCACGGGCCGCCCGGTCGGAGGAGACGCTCAAAGCCGTCGCTGGGGAATCGAACCTCGTTGCTAAGAGACAGTTGGCCCGGGGGGAGGAGTCTGAGGTGACCTCATCCGTCACGGATATGGCGATTGGAAAAAAAGACTGAGGATAATTGAGCAGCCTATGGATTCATCCCCTGTATTTGTACATATGTAAGCCCCTTTGAAGCGGGGCCTTTTGGATATGTAAATGTATCTCTGATAAGACACAACGTCCATGAGGAGAGATTATGAGCAAAATGAACAGTAAATGTGTAGAAATGTTACgcactgtatataaaaatactgtttgtattgtatgttatgtattttgtgtaatgttaaaaaaagaggaaaaatattttgtaaatattatttttattggcACGAAGTGTCTGGTCGTCTTTCGACTGTAAACTGTTTGTATGTTATTGGTTTCTCTCTCCTAAAGAATCTACAATTTGATCGTTTAAAAGTTTTTTGCGCCGTATCAACGCAATAGACTTTATCCATCCAATGTCCATATTGGAAAAAGCTGTCAAATCTATGATTGTATATGTACATTTCACAAATTCATGTTGAAGAATTTGTTTGCTAGAATAATAATGATATTGTAGGGAATTTTCCACAGTAATGTCAAATATTCTATGATACTGTATTTTACAGTACATATTCAAGAGAATAATATCACACTGCCATCATTTTGTAGTCCTTttattgtcatgtttgtgttttcttcATTTCCAGTCAATAGCTAAAGATACTAGTACATGAATCACATTCCCACCTGTCATTTCCACAAAACCGTATTTGATACCTAACTTTGTTATGGAtgtttatttgttattttattttaaaatgtattttatgggAGCGGGGTGAAGAGTTAAGGGGGTGGACGTTCGTTCCCATGGTAACGGAGCAGTTGGATGTTGTCGCTTGGACAGTGACGTGAGGAGAAGGCCCAGGTGTTGTGTGGATGGTTTGATGGTTGAGCTTAATGATGCATTCCTTGTCAGacatccctcaccccccccccgtctctcaaATCTCTGGTGCTTTAACCCATACCTGGACATGTGGTTTTCCCTGTTACAGGTACTCTTCAGAAACTATTCACTCTTTGTCTTTATTCATTCAGTCATATGTTTTATGTCATTCTGTGGACCTGAAATAAAATTAATTAATCCTGTCTTTGTCTGTAAGCCTTAGTCATGAGGTGGCACAGAGAAGCTGTCCCATCTCAGGCCTCTAGGGGGCGACCAGACCCCACAGTGTCATTGCAGTCCTATGAAGACCACCAGTGTCTTGTTCCTGAGTAAACCTCAGTCTACATCATACATctacaagtagggtgaagtgccttgcccaaggacacaacgtcatttggcacggccgggaatcaaaccaacaacctgattactagcccgactccctaaccgctcagccatctgaccccccccatcttctctccccctctctctataccccttgtttctctctgtctggagTCGGTATAGAGTTCAAACATGCATTAGAACATTCCGAAGTGCTTGTGTAAAGATACTGGCTTGgccgagggagaaagaggaggatgatgatgaggaagaggcggaggaggaggaggaggggggaagagggagggggggagagggaggggagagggaggggggtgaaggggggtgaaggggaggaggagggggggaggggtggaggaggaggagggggggaggaggaataaGAGGAGGGAGACATCTTTGGCATGAAATGTGTCATCTCCACCCACAGAGAACTGGGCAACAAAACCAAGTCCTCAGAACCTTCCTCGCTGACCTTCAGCAGATGCCACACACTGACCATCTCGATCTTCAACATTTCTGGGAAAAAATAAGATATTTAGTGTGAAGTTAGATAATAAATACCCTTGCTTCAGCCtgaaggagagaggctgtggtcTAAGCCCAAACACAACAGTTCCCAGAAGATGTTTGCTGTCCTTGCTGGCACAGAGTCTGGTGGACAAGAGTTGGTCTGGTCAAACTGAGTTACACACTTTCCTTCAGTCCATGCCTCACACTAACCATCTCACTTTCAATATTTCCCCCTCATCAGTCCCTCACAGTGGGTAATCTACTCACTGTCCAGTTCGTGCCAAGTCAACCCCTTCTGAACAGCGGTTGAATAATCAGGTTATCCACTGTTGCatattgaatgtgtgtgtcgttcCTGTGTTAGTTGTTGAGGGTTGTTGTTTTTCACAGTCGGTTTGTGGTGGCCAGTGATCTTCCCTtacagctggggagagagacaccacaatgacagaggagagatgggttcACAATCGTTGTGTAAACAGTCACACACGTTCAGAGGTCTGCAAGTCTTTCGTGTGAGGCCGAGGCTGAGGGTAAGGCTGAGGATGGGTATTTTTGGCCTTATTATGCCTTTATTGGGCAGAAACACttacagagagacacaaattgcatggggagagaggggaagatgtgTGGAGATGGGCCTCAGGCTGTGTGATATGTGCTCTGCCCAGTGAGTCCTCCTCTCATCACTCCTCTTCTGCCTCTCAGCTTTCCTCCCTTGTCTCTTCTCTGAGCCTGATGgaatacacacattttcagaaaGAGAGTGGGCCCAGACTGATACTAAGCTGTGAATAATCATTGTTTTTACAGTTAACTacgtccccccccacccccaaacagAGCTCTGCCTTGTGGTGTTGTGTAATTACCAGCTCTGTGTTGCTCAGAGCactcctcctatctcctccatcctctcctctctctctcccccactcttcctctctcctcccctcccttacccttcctcctctccctctctctcccccactcctcctctctcctcccctcccttaccctccctcctctccctcccccactcctcctccctccaatcCCAGGCTCCCCTGCTGCTGTTCCTGATCCCTGTCAGGAATGTGAGTGCATTGTGATGGATTGTTCTGGAGTCGTGGCAGAGGTCTGCAGCTCTGGATTCCAGCCAGGTGTTACAGTGGGGTCATTttaactcccacacacactcgcacacacacacacacacacacacacacacacacacacacacacacacacacacacacacacacacacacacacacacacacacacacacacacacacacaccccacacacacaaactacattCCTGCTCTTTCTGGGCCTTTTATCAGACCTTCAGCCTCTATGTCAGCTAGTAACAAGCACCAGACACACTACACAACTATCACACAGGAACTACAGATGCGTTCACAAGCACA
This window of the Osmerus mordax isolate fOsmMor3 chromosome 19, fOsmMor3.pri, whole genome shotgun sequence genome carries:
- the LOC136962766 gene encoding period circadian protein homolog 1-like isoform X3 encodes the protein MAYSLLSCSSEQDNPSTSGCSSDQPARLQTQRELLKALKELKIRVPADHRGKGRSSTLASLQYALNCVKQVRANQEYYHQWSVEETHGCSLDLSAFTTDELDNITSEYTLQNTDTFSIGVSFLSGKVVYISPQASSMLRCKPERLQGALFSELLAPQDVSTFYSSTAPCRLPPWASCTGSVTSPVDCTQEKSMFCRIRRGRDSEGEVRLYPFRLTPYQLTLRDSDMSQPQPCCLLIAERVHSGYEAPRIPADKRIFTTSHTPSCLFQEVDERAVPLLGYLPQDLVGTPVLMYLHPDDRPVMVAIHKKILQSAGQPFEHSPLRICARNGEYLTIDTSWSSFVNPWSRKVAFIVGRHKVRTSPLNEDVFTPKEAETRPMSPEIPRLSEQIHRVLVQPVHSAGSQGPGSQGGHGSQGGHGSQGGPTCSSHGSQQPRRRRHGSDRNSNSHSKHEAHTHSPQQMTFQQMCKDVHMVKSSGQQVFMESRSRKPLRKHASTGALVETEKISREPAVGGPVGGPAGPSKPLRRDPASSYSYQQVNCLDSIIRYLDSCNIPNTVKRKCGSSSCTTSSTSDDDKQRELSGGAKDLEAAVGVPDGSKVGQPGPSHPLSPLALHCKAESVVSVTSQCSFSSTIVHVGDKKPPESDIVMMEEPPVTPTTTAPAANHSSATPQPPPAASLAPPSPAAQAAQPEREGRRPACGSAHVGLTKEVLSAHTQQEEQVFLSRFRDLSQLTALEPEPGSLRGHTATPKGVHSSQDYPAGGSGRRRGRGGKRLKHQQEGSLRASYPGPLAGSGMNSGSRRQGGGRHPRCMFPSGQPLMMQGPLTSSSSWPTSVASQASLPPPGAAYPPGVLPFYPLFPSVSQQLLAHSGLDPSLQMASANPQAAYQFPLHATQFPLPMAPPVMVVLPNLMFPHLQTGLPEYNPTMPHLNPALSQLNQAPPPFPQAIPVAQLNPALAQFNPAMPPLNLGMPQLNPAVAQLNPSPPLLNPALPLMPQHFWNPNPTFPYPSPLLGPQAPTMPLVDPVQGGLSRSSTPQYLAQPPLEGTDSPLFQSRCSSPLNLLQLEELPSNRQEGMATGALQTPPPPGVAAQDWPGKQGAMAQGSGARGSSMRAGEDKENDNADADDLDAMSTSSDLLDLLLQEDACSGTGSAASGSGSSGSGSSGSGTGSSGSSGSGSNGCSTSGSGTRSSNTSKYFGSIDSSENEHGHKAVGEEAQLMKYVLQDPIWLLMANTDEKVMMTYQMPTRDRETVLREDRQVLRAMQKKQPHFTEEQRRELAQVHPWMGTGGLPPAINISSCSGCDSSSSARPPLEAELQEMDLTGDLPLQEDRTPGTKGLPGPRGPHTSSPTPLQARAARSEETLKAVAGESNLVAKRQLARGEESEVTSSVTDMAIGKKD